A section of the Solitalea canadensis DSM 3403 genome encodes:
- the nuoH gene encoding NADH-quinone oxidoreductase subunit NuoH, with the protein MNETLTYWLIIVGVLFSLLTLAALLIWVERRMLALWQDRLGPNRAGPLGLFIVVADSLKLFFKEDWIPPFADKPVFILAPAVVVISVLLSFSIIPFAPNIQIADLNIGLLFFLGMSSLGVYSIVLGGWASNNKYSLLGALRGASQMISYEVFMGLSLMGVVMLTGSFSLQAIVEAQKDYWFILLQPVGFVIFFIAGIAETHRLPFDIPEAESELVAGFHSEYSGMKFGMFFIGEYLGVTLISAMTVTLFFGGWLGPSFLPPLVWFVLKTFGFILFFVLLRASLPRPRYDQLMEFGWKTLLPITLLNLLITGAVALYLTPSPSP; encoded by the coding sequence ATGAACGAGACACTAACCTACTGGCTTATTATTGTCGGCGTACTTTTTAGTTTGCTTACGCTTGCCGCTTTATTAATATGGGTAGAGCGACGTATGCTTGCATTGTGGCAAGATCGTTTGGGGCCAAACCGCGCCGGGCCTTTGGGTTTATTTATTGTGGTTGCTGATTCACTAAAATTATTTTTCAAAGAAGACTGGATCCCTCCATTTGCAGACAAGCCTGTTTTTATCCTGGCTCCGGCGGTGGTAGTTATCAGTGTGCTGTTAAGTTTCAGCATCATTCCCTTTGCTCCAAATATTCAAATTGCAGATCTAAATATTGGTTTGTTGTTTTTTCTTGGAATGTCGTCTTTGGGTGTTTATAGCATTGTTTTAGGAGGCTGGGCTTCCAACAACAAATATTCATTATTGGGTGCTTTACGGGGAGCTTCACAAATGATTTCTTATGAAGTTTTCATGGGCTTATCCCTAATGGGGGTTGTGATGCTAACGGGTTCGTTTAGTTTGCAAGCCATAGTAGAGGCACAAAAAGATTATTGGTTTATTCTTTTGCAGCCTGTCGGTTTTGTCATCTTTTTTATTGCCGGAATTGCAGAAACACACCGATTGCCATTTGATATACCAGAGGCTGAAAGCGAGTTGGTTGCAGGATTTCACTCTGAATACTCAGGCATGAAATTCGGTATGTTCTTTATTGGAGAGTATTTGGGAGTCACCTTAATATCGGCCATGACAGTAACCTTATTTTTCGGCGGGTGGCTGGGGCCTTCATTCCTTCCGCCTTTGGTTTGGTTCGTTTTAAAAACGTTTGGGTTTATCTTATTCTTCGTGTTGCTAAGAGCTTCATTACCACGACCACGATACGATCAGCTAATGGAATTCGGATGGAAAACGCTTTTACCAATTACATTATTGAATTTATTGATTACTGGGGCTGTGGCTTTATACCTCACCCCTAGCCCCTCTCCTTAA
- the nuoK gene encoding NADH-quinone oxidoreductase subunit NuoK: protein MISTVEINHVLLLAAILFGLGAIGVVIRRNVLFMLISVEVMLNAAGLAFITAGAKWVQADGQVMFLFILTMAAAEVSIGLALIMQIYHQHKTLDIDELANLKTKVFDNEKIT, encoded by the coding sequence ATGATAAGTACTGTTGAAATCAATCATGTTTTGCTTCTTGCTGCTATCTTGTTTGGGCTGGGGGCCATCGGTGTTGTGATAAGACGGAACGTATTATTCATGCTTATTTCTGTAGAAGTTATGCTCAATGCTGCAGGACTAGCATTTATCACAGCTGGAGCCAAATGGGTACAAGCAGATGGACAGGTAATGTTCCTTTTCATCCTAACAATGGCAGCAGCGGAAGTTTCGATCGGACTTGCACTCATCATGCAAATCTATCATCAACATAAAACCTTAGATATAGATGAACTCGCCAACTTGAAAACAAAAGTATTTGACAATGAGAAAATCACATAG
- the nuoL gene encoding NADH-quinone oxidoreductase subunit L, with the protein MQLALLPAFPFLGFLLLAFFGRRLPQSAIAFIGTGSVSISALLGIYIAVHYITSPPSSGYVIQTLWEWIQVGNFSSGITFYYDALSLVFVFVITFVGALIHLYSTEFMEHDKSYARFFAYMNLFVCSMLLLVLADNLVLLYLGWEGVGLCSYLLIGFWYEETQNGQAAQKAFIITRIGDTALALGLFLLFYQYGSLQILSINNVIQHQPTHDSSLTTLAALLLLGGAVGKSAQLPLQTWLPDAMAGPSPVSALIHAATMVTAGVYLITRMHFVFELSPTAMTTVAVVGALTLLIAGTSALAQYDIKRVLAYSTVSQLGYMFLALGVGAWTAAIFHFMIHAFFKALLFLAAGTVIEAQHHEHNMFKMGGLKDKLPVVYKTFIIGAAALAALPLISAGFYSKDAILWYSISSQNGSILLWLAAIVGSFITALYSTRMVVLTFFGESKTEVSYLPKWKMIIPLIILAFLSIVGGFIELPHNFGHVTLFSDLLSNMLPSVQLSEGFSELTFQLLAAVICLLGIFLGWKLYTNNQLLHNKLKDSTFFESIHNFLLSGWKFDVLYNALFQQPYRLLAKANKNDIVDQLNTIIVDFCNWLYQMLSFTQSGSLRWYVMGIIAGTIMILTLQLLL; encoded by the coding sequence ATGCAACTCGCCCTCCTACCGGCATTTCCGTTTTTAGGTTTTCTGCTGCTGGCTTTTTTTGGCAGAAGATTACCCCAATCAGCCATTGCATTCATCGGAACAGGAAGCGTTAGCATTTCTGCATTATTAGGCATCTACATTGCTGTCCATTACATCACTAGCCCTCCATCCTCAGGATACGTGATCCAAACATTATGGGAATGGATACAGGTCGGAAACTTTTCCAGCGGCATTACCTTTTATTATGATGCCCTTTCATTGGTATTTGTCTTTGTAATCACCTTTGTTGGAGCGCTGATCCATCTTTATTCGACTGAATTTATGGAACACGATAAAAGCTATGCTCGTTTTTTTGCCTATATGAACTTATTCGTTTGCTCCATGCTCCTTTTGGTTTTAGCAGATAACCTGGTTTTACTTTATTTAGGATGGGAAGGTGTTGGTTTATGCAGTTATCTTTTAATTGGTTTTTGGTATGAAGAAACCCAAAATGGACAGGCAGCACAAAAGGCTTTTATTATAACACGTATTGGAGATACTGCTCTTGCCTTGGGTTTATTTCTTCTATTCTATCAGTATGGCAGTTTACAAATCCTATCTATTAATAACGTTATTCAACATCAACCAACTCATGATAGTTCATTAACTACCCTGGCCGCCTTATTGTTATTAGGAGGAGCTGTAGGAAAATCGGCTCAACTGCCGCTGCAAACATGGCTTCCCGATGCTATGGCGGGTCCTTCACCTGTTAGTGCGTTGATCCATGCTGCCACAATGGTTACAGCAGGAGTTTATTTAATAACACGAATGCATTTTGTTTTTGAATTATCGCCTACCGCAATGACCACAGTTGCAGTTGTAGGGGCTTTAACCTTACTTATTGCTGGTACCTCTGCATTAGCTCAATATGATATAAAACGAGTCTTAGCTTACTCAACAGTGAGCCAATTGGGTTACATGTTTTTGGCCTTGGGGGTAGGCGCCTGGACTGCTGCTATATTCCACTTCATGATTCATGCTTTTTTTAAAGCGTTGTTATTTCTGGCTGCCGGAACCGTTATTGAAGCACAACACCACGAACATAATATGTTTAAAATGGGAGGGTTGAAAGATAAACTACCTGTTGTTTATAAAACCTTCATTATTGGAGCCGCCGCCTTAGCTGCATTACCTTTAATAAGTGCCGGTTTTTACAGTAAAGATGCCATTTTATGGTATTCAATCAGCTCTCAAAATGGCTCAATCCTGCTTTGGCTTGCAGCAATAGTCGGTTCGTTTATTACGGCCTTGTATTCTACCCGTATGGTTGTACTAACGTTTTTCGGTGAATCAAAAACCGAAGTCAGTTACCTGCCAAAGTGGAAAATGATCATTCCGCTTATTATTTTGGCATTTCTTTCAATTGTTGGCGGATTTATTGAACTACCACACAACTTCGGTCATGTTACCTTATTTTCTGATCTTTTATCGAACATGCTACCCTCCGTGCAACTATCTGAAGGGTTTTCTGAACTAACCTTCCAGCTCCTGGCAGCAGTTATTTGTTTGCTTGGAATATTTTTGGGATGGAAGCTATATACTAACAACCAACTGCTTCATAATAAGCTAAAAGACAGTACTTTTTTTGAATCCATTCATAATTTTCTCTTAAGTGGATGGAAGTTTGATGTGCTCTATAATGCCTTATTTCAACAGCCTTATCGTCTTTTAGCAAAAGCCAATAAAAATGATATTGTAGATCAACTCAATACAATAATTGTTGACTTCTGTAATTGGCTATATCAAATGCTTTCATTTACTCAGTCGGGATCACTTCGATGGTATGTGATGGGAATTATTGCCGGAACAATCATGATTTTAACCTTACAGCTATTACTATGA
- a CDS encoding NADH-quinone oxidoreductase subunit N: MPIIDLYNWMPLLTTAAGSVLLMLLIAIKLSHRVIEIICLIIYLHAIVALSESHYMLNNLFIFDGFQALFQAILLFSGLAVTLLSYTYFNEKEENPKEYYVLLLLSTLGAQVLCISHHFISLFLGLETLTIGLYALIAYLRTRNNAVEAGIKYLILAAFSSAFLLLGMAFIYFEAGTMEFSKIAEVAKDNPSSVILITGVGLLVVGAGFKLSLAPFHLWAADVYDGSPTPVTAFIATVSKGGMLIILFRFLAITGLYQYEPTFTILTVLALISMLTGSFLALKQRNLKRIMAFSSIANMGYLLVTILAVKNGGIQAATFYTLIYFIALLVIFGTICTLSTKTRDADSIDDVKGLFWYRPVLAMLLTVALLSLAGIPLTAGFIGKFYILRTGIEGKQWVLIFTLIFTSIVSLFYYLRIIVSMFSAGDKVITEAYQLHPGYYYINGLLLTVLTAGLIIIGVYPQQIIAFLQTLIH, encoded by the coding sequence ATGCCAATAATTGATCTATATAATTGGATGCCATTGCTAACTACTGCCGCAGGATCAGTACTGCTGATGTTGCTTATTGCCATAAAATTATCACATAGAGTTATTGAAATCATTTGCTTGATTATTTACCTGCATGCAATTGTTGCCTTATCGGAGTCGCATTACATGCTAAATAACCTGTTTATTTTTGATGGTTTTCAGGCTCTTTTTCAAGCTATACTATTATTTTCCGGCTTAGCGGTAACCTTGCTTTCTTACACTTACTTTAATGAAAAGGAAGAAAACCCCAAAGAATATTATGTGCTATTATTGCTTAGTACTTTAGGAGCACAAGTACTTTGTATTAGTCATCATTTTATTAGCCTATTTCTGGGACTCGAAACCTTAACCATTGGTCTGTATGCACTTATTGCCTATTTACGAACTCGTAATAATGCAGTAGAAGCAGGAATCAAGTATTTAATCCTTGCTGCATTTTCTTCAGCATTTTTATTGCTGGGAATGGCTTTTATTTATTTCGAAGCCGGCACTATGGAATTCAGCAAAATCGCTGAAGTAGCTAAAGACAATCCTTCATCTGTTATCCTGATAACAGGAGTAGGTTTATTAGTAGTAGGCGCTGGTTTTAAACTTTCCTTGGCGCCTTTTCACTTATGGGCTGCCGATGTATATGATGGTTCCCCTACTCCGGTAACAGCATTTATTGCAACCGTTTCAAAAGGTGGAATGCTGATTATTTTATTCCGCTTTTTGGCCATCACCGGGTTGTATCAATATGAACCCACATTTACTATTCTAACAGTATTAGCTTTAATTTCGATGCTAACAGGAAGTTTCCTGGCATTAAAGCAGCGAAACCTGAAGCGTATCATGGCGTTCTCTTCGATTGCTAATATGGGCTATTTACTGGTGACAATACTTGCGGTTAAAAACGGTGGAATTCAAGCTGCTACCTTTTATACACTTATTTATTTTATTGCACTATTAGTGATTTTTGGAACCATCTGTACTTTATCAACTAAAACTCGTGATGCCGATTCGATAGATGATGTTAAAGGGCTCTTTTGGTACCGGCCCGTTCTGGCAATGCTATTAACCGTTGCCTTACTTTCATTAGCAGGGATTCCCTTAACAGCAGGCTTTATTGGAAAATTCTACATACTGCGTACAGGTATAGAAGGGAAACAATGGGTACTAATATTCACCTTAATCTTCACCAGCATTGTAAGTCTGTTTTATTACCTGAGGATCATTGTATCAATGTTTTCGGCAGGTGATAAAGTTATTACTGAAGCTTATCAGCTTCATCCCGGATATTATTACATCAATGGGCTTCTTTTAACAGTTTTAACTGCGGGACTCATCATAATCGGTGTGTACCCTCAACAGATAATTGCCTTTTTACAGACACTCATTCACTGA
- the nuoJ gene encoding NADH-quinone oxidoreductase subunit J: protein MAILFYIASLVAILATLLVITRKHPVHALLYLVVSFLSVSIIFYQLGAPFIAVLEIIVYAGAIVVFFIFVVMMLNLGIETKMKESEWLRPQTWFGPTVLSGILLIELIYMVGIAKNEVLAITEIGPTQVAASLFGPYLIGVELAAMLLMAGVVGAAHIGQHKRKHWHRFLKE, encoded by the coding sequence ATGGCTATACTATTTTACATAGCATCATTAGTCGCCATTCTGGCAACATTACTGGTAATCACCAGGAAGCACCCGGTTCATGCACTGCTCTATCTTGTGGTGTCATTTCTGTCCGTATCTATAATTTTCTACCAACTTGGAGCTCCATTTATTGCTGTGTTAGAAATCATTGTTTATGCAGGTGCAATTGTAGTATTCTTCATTTTTGTGGTGATGATGCTGAATTTAGGAATTGAAACAAAAATGAAAGAAAGCGAATGGCTCCGCCCTCAAACATGGTTCGGACCAACAGTTTTATCAGGAATACTTCTAATTGAATTGATTTACATGGTTGGTATTGCTAAAAATGAAGTGTTAGCAATTACCGAAATCGGTCCAACGCAGGTTGCTGCATCATTGTTTGGACCTTACTTAATAGGAGTGGAATTGGCTGCAATGCTTTTAATGGCGGGTGTTGTTGGAGCAGCCCATATTGGTCAGCATAAACGAAAACATTGGCATCGATTTTTAAAGGAATAA
- the nuoI gene encoding NADH-quinone oxidoreductase subunit NuoI has product MLSIIRSIWLTFLHLFRKTETIEYPEQKAPLYPRWRGRIVLTRDPDGGERCVGCYLCAAACPVDCIALQATENDEGRRYPEFFRINFSRCIFCGYCEEACPTYAIQLIPDFEMAEYSRQNLVYEKEDLLINSEGKYPGYNYYKVAGLDAGVKGKGEGDNEEPPIDIRSLLP; this is encoded by the coding sequence ATGCTAAGTATTATTCGAAGTATATGGCTAACCTTTTTGCATTTGTTCAGGAAAACGGAAACAATTGAATACCCTGAGCAAAAGGCTCCATTATATCCGCGGTGGAGGGGCCGCATTGTACTTACACGAGATCCAGATGGTGGTGAACGTTGTGTCGGGTGTTACTTATGTGCAGCGGCCTGCCCTGTTGATTGTATTGCCTTGCAGGCAACTGAGAATGACGAGGGCCGTCGTTATCCGGAGTTCTTCAGAATAAACTTTTCGAGGTGTATTTTCTGTGGATATTGTGAAGAAGCTTGTCCGACTTACGCCATTCAGCTTATTCCCGATTTTGAAATGGCGGAATATTCACGTCAGAATTTGGTTTACGAGAAAGAGGATCTATTGATAAACAGTGAGGGCAAATATCCTGGTTATAATTATTACAAAGTGGCAGGGTTAGATGCGGGTGTAAAAGGGAAAGGAGAAGGTGACAATGAGGAACCTCCGATTGATATCCGGAGTTTATTACCATAA
- a CDS encoding heavy metal-binding domain-containing protein, with product MKKLIVLTVLLFIGAAAYAQDTIKNKQTMKWSPMYICPKCDHTSSTPGKCPGDNMTMVKEGMYYCKMDDGQTSETEGKCPKCGMDMVKMERPKEKMKDKPKY from the coding sequence ATGAAAAAACTAATCGTTCTCACAGTTTTGCTTTTTATTGGAGCTGCAGCTTATGCCCAGGATACCATTAAAAACAAACAAACTATGAAATGGTCGCCGATGTACATTTGTCCGAAATGCGATCACACTTCATCAACTCCTGGAAAATGTCCGGGCGATAATATGACAATGGTAAAAGAAGGAATGTATTATTGCAAAATGGATGACGGCCAAACTTCTGAAACCGAGGGAAAGTGCCCAAAATGCGGAATGGACATGGTTAAAATGGAACGTCCAAAGGAAAAAATGAAGGATAAACCTAAATATTAA
- a CDS encoding complex I subunit 4 family protein, with amino-acid sequence MILLWLIVTLLSGGLLAWIAGYFIPALPKWIALISCFICFVICHNIWHEQSVAISTVANSQWIIEYKTPWIRQWNITFHLGLDGLSLTMLLLTFFIGTVAILCSWTEINLKTNFFYFNLLWVLAGITGVFVALDLFLFYFFWEVMLIPMYFLIGIWGSEKRIYASYKFFIFTQASGLLMLASIITIYFTSNSTSYDYEQLIGIEIRTPYSLLIMLGFLIAFVVKLPLFPFHTWLPDAHSEAPTGGSVILAGLMLKTGAYGLLRFILPLFPQTMHQISEWAIILGVISILYGALQAFGQTDLKRLVAYTSVSHMGFIILGLFAFNELAIQGIILQMIAHGISAAALFILAGMLKERLHTRNINEMSGLWSSAPQMGSVALLFAMAACGLPALGNFIAEFLILLGSFEKHPVATALASVGLILSAIYSVRMMQKVFFGPTHTPAPSTYDLSMREKLIMGLLTVAIVVLGLFPQPVIDLLKPLAQRLSITTIQHPDTNDLTDSQDANN; translated from the coding sequence ATGATACTGCTATGGCTCATTGTTACATTACTTTCAGGAGGGCTACTTGCATGGATTGCTGGATATTTTATACCTGCTTTGCCTAAGTGGATCGCCCTGATAAGCTGTTTTATATGCTTTGTTATTTGTCATAATATATGGCATGAGCAAAGTGTGGCCATTTCAACTGTAGCCAATAGTCAATGGATCATTGAATATAAAACTCCCTGGATTCGCCAATGGAATATCACTTTTCACCTCGGACTCGATGGACTCAGCTTAACTATGCTGTTGCTGACTTTTTTTATTGGAACGGTTGCCATACTGTGTTCGTGGACAGAGATCAACTTAAAAACCAATTTCTTCTACTTTAATTTATTATGGGTTCTTGCTGGAATAACGGGCGTTTTTGTTGCGCTAGACCTATTCCTTTTTTACTTTTTCTGGGAAGTAATGCTTATTCCGATGTATTTTCTCATTGGCATTTGGGGAAGTGAAAAGAGGATCTACGCGTCATATAAGTTTTTCATTTTTACTCAGGCAAGCGGGCTGTTAATGCTGGCAAGCATTATTACGATTTATTTTACAAGTAATTCAACTTCTTATGATTACGAACAATTAATTGGCATTGAAATCAGAACTCCTTATTCACTTTTAATCATGCTTGGGTTCTTAATTGCATTTGTTGTTAAGCTGCCCTTATTCCCATTTCATACTTGGTTACCGGATGCACACTCGGAAGCTCCAACCGGAGGAAGTGTGATTTTAGCCGGACTAATGTTAAAAACGGGGGCTTATGGGCTGCTACGATTTATATTACCGCTCTTCCCTCAAACCATGCATCAAATTTCGGAGTGGGCCATTATTTTAGGGGTGATTTCCATTTTGTATGGGGCCTTACAAGCCTTCGGGCAAACCGATTTGAAAAGACTTGTTGCCTATACAAGTGTAAGCCATATGGGTTTTATCATTTTAGGCCTATTTGCATTTAATGAATTAGCCATTCAGGGAATTATCCTCCAAATGATTGCTCATGGAATAAGCGCTGCCGCATTATTCATTCTTGCCGGGATGCTTAAGGAACGTTTGCATACACGAAATATTAATGAAATGAGCGGACTTTGGAGTTCAGCTCCACAAATGGGATCAGTGGCATTGTTATTTGCGATGGCAGCCTGCGGGCTACCTGCTTTAGGTAATTTCATTGCTGAATTTTTGATTTTACTTGGCTCATTTGAAAAACATCCGGTTGCAACTGCATTAGCCAGTGTTGGTCTCATCTTGTCTGCCATCTATTCCGTCAGAATGATGCAGAAAGTATTCTTCGGACCCACGCACACTCCGGCTCCTTCAACGTACGATCTTTCTATGCGAGAAAAACTGATTATGGGTTTATTAACTGTAGCGATAGTAGTTTTGGGCTTATTCCCTCAACCGGTAATTGACCTGCTCAAACCTTTAGCTCAACGCTTATCTATAACCACAATTCAACATCCTGATACGAATGATCTAACCGATTCCCAAGATGCCAATAATTGA